A window from Podospora bellae-mahoneyi strain CBS 112042 chromosome 1 map unlocalized CBS112042p_1, whole genome shotgun sequence encodes these proteins:
- a CDS encoding uncharacterized protein (EggNog:ENOG503P25G; COG:S), whose protein sequence is MSDTFTPPQGLAPEMYESRAGVVIAVVAVCLTTATTAVGLRSYSRATLIRQFGMDDWAAIVALLLAMGSGIMVASNTIYGHGKHIAVVDGSQLWKYFRTFYTSIVLYNGSLTAIKITFLLQYWRILGTPQMRKVVMFAGIIVALWSISQLLVVIFTCTPIERFWLPETPGTCIPNLPFWYINAAGNIVTDVIVFVVPLPALSKLNLKKNQKVALIGIFCLGFFTCAISVIRIQYLRLSEDVTWDNVASSCWSVGELCSGITCACLPTLRPLVAKIFPSMNSSNDSYGSYQKSSGRDGTAPSKSKRSRNETGSTRSIIYPEDVELQSDDRSDKEVRVDRVEDHAQYGDAVGKLKLGLKPSVTTEIKVGTPGPTSSRPVPSSQWGRGIEVKHDLVVTKEGF, encoded by the exons CACCACCACAGGGTCTAGCACCCGAGATGTATGAATCGCGGGCCGGGGTTGTCATCGCCGTCGTGGCAGTTTGCTTGACGACGGCCACAACTGCCGTAGGGTTGCGGTCCTATTCCCGTGCGACACTGATTCGTCAATTCGGGATGGACGATTGGGCTGCTATTGTAGCCCTTCTTTTGGCGATGGGCAGTGGGATCATGGTCGCTTCAA ATACAATTTATGGACATGGCAAACACATCGCGGTCGTGGACGGGTCTCAGCTGTGGAAATATTTTAGG ACATTCTACACCTCCATCGTCCTCTATAACGGGTCATTGACAGCTATCAAaatcaccttcctcctccaataCTGGCGCATTCTGGGGACACCACAGATGAGaaaggtggtgatgtttgcTGGAATCATTGTTGCCTTGTGGTCCATCTCCCAACTactcgtcgtcatcttcacctGCACGCCCATCGAGAGGTTTTGGCTGCCAGAAACGCCGGGAACTTGCATTCCCAACCTGCCTTTCTGGTATATCAACGCGGCCGGCAACATTGTTACCGATGTTATCGTTTTTGTCGTTCCCTTGCCAGCTCTTAGCAAGCTGAACCTGAAGAAGAACCAAAAGGTCGCATTGATCGGTATCTTTTGCTTGGGTTTCTTT ACCTGCGCCATCTCCGTTATCCGCATCCAGTACCTCCGCCTCAGCGAGGATGTCACATGGGACAACGTCGCCTCCTCATGCTGGTCCGTCGGTGAGCTCTGCTCCGGCATCACCTGTGCCTGCCTCCCTACTCTCCGCCCTCTCGTCGCCAAGATCTTTCCCTCTATGAACTCGAGCAACGACAGCTACGGCAGCTATCAAAAGTCCTCCGGCCGTGATGGGACGGCCCcaagcaagagcaagagatCCCGCAACGAGACAGGGAGCACGAGGAGCATCATCTACCCCGAGGATGTGGAGCTCCAGAGCGATGACAGGTCAGACAAGGAGGTCAGGGTGGACAGGGTGGAGGACCACGCGCAGTATGGGGATGCGGTGGGCAAGCTCAAGCTGGGTCTCAAGCCTTCGGTCACTACGGAGATCAAGGTCGGGACACCTGGGCCGACTTCTTCGAGACCGGTACCGAGTTCGCAGTGGGGTAGGGGGATTGAGGTGAAGCATGATTTGGTTGTTACCAAGGAGGGGTTCTAA